One window from the genome of Zerene cesonia ecotype Mississippi chromosome 1, Zerene_cesonia_1.1, whole genome shotgun sequence encodes:
- the LOC119831237 gene encoding cytochrome b-c1 complex subunit Rieske, mitochondrial-like isoform X2, with product MTSVVRAGHLAPYFKATSNVLTNGLKPVVAVATPVDKLVAQSLPNTSTVQSLHGSLPIQSLKVKQSNKLPTQVRFAHSDVSIPDFSAYRRKETLDPTVKAENHIDGRQSFTYLIAGAGSVAGAYAAKSVVTHFVSSMAAAADVLALAKIEIKLAEIPEGKSVTFKWRGKPLFIRHRTAKEIATEKAVPLQTLRDPEADEARTTQPEWLVVIGVCTHLGCVPIANAGDFGGYYCPCHGSHYDASGRIRKGPAPLNLEVPPHTFNDEGLLVVG from the exons ATGACTTCGGTAGTGCGCGCTGGACATTTAGCCCCATATTTTAAAGCTACATCCAATGTCCTCACAAATGGACTCAAGCCCGTGGTAGCAGTTGCAACTCCCGTTGACAAATTAGTCGCCCAATCTTTGCCTAACACTTCTACTGTGCAATCTTTACATGGCTCTTTACCGATTCAGAGCTTGAAAGTGAAACAAAGTAACAAAT TGCCAACCCAGGTTCGATTTGCGCATTCGGATGTCTCCATCCCCGACTTCTCGGCTTATCGCCGTAAAGAAACCTTGGACCCAACAGTTAAGGCTGAAAACCATATTGATGGCCGACAATCATTTACATATCTAATTGCTGGag CGGGTAGCGTGGCCGGAGCTTATGCGGCAAAGTCTGTGGTGACGCAT TTCGTGTCTTCGATGGCGGCCGCCGCAGACGTCTTGGCCTTGGCTAAAATCGAAATCAAACTCGCCGAAATCCCCGAGGGCAAATCGGTCACCTTCAAGTGGCGCGGAAAACCTCTTTTCATCCGCCAcag GACGGCGAAGGAGATCGCGACGGAGAAGGCGGTGCCGCTGCAGACGCTGCGCGACCCGGAGGCGGACGAGGCGCGCACCACGCAGCCCGAGTGGCTCGTGGTGATCGGCGTGTGCACGCACCTGGGCTGCGTGCCCATCGCCAACGCGGGCGACTTCGGCGGCTACTACTGCCCGTGCCACGGCTCGCACTACGACGCGTCGGGCCGCATCCGCAAGGGGCCCGCGCCGCTCAACCTCGAGGTGCCGCCGCACACCTTCAACGACGAGGGCCTGCTCGTCGTGGGGTAG
- the LOC119831237 gene encoding cytochrome b-c1 complex subunit Rieske, mitochondrial-like isoform X1: MTSVVRAGHLAPYFKATSNVLTNGLKPVVAVATPVDKLVAQSLPNTSTVQSLHGSLPIQSLKVKQSNKLPTQVRFAHSDVSIPDFSAYRRKETLDPTVKAENHIDGRQSFTYLIAGAGSVAGAYAAKSVVTHFVSSMAAAADVLALAKIEIKLAEIPEGKSVTFKWRGKPLFIRHRTAKEIATEKAVPLQTLRDPEADEARTTQPEWLVVIGVCTHLGCVPIANAGDFGGYYCPCHGSHYDASGRIRKGPAPLNLEVPPHTFNDEGLLVVG; the protein is encoded by the exons ATGACTTCGGTAGTGCGCGCTGGACATTTAGCCCCATATTTTAAAGCTACATCCAATGTCCTCACAAATGGACTCAAGCCCGTGGTAGCAGTTGCAACTCCCGTTGACAAATTAGTCGCCCAATCTTTGCCTAACACTTCTACTGTGCAATCTTTACATGGCTCTTTACCGATTCAGAGCTTGAAAGTGAAACAAAGTAACAAAT TGCCAACCCAGGTTCGATTTGCGCATTCGGATGTCTCCATCCCCGACTTCTCGGCTTATCGCCGTAAAGAAACCTTGGACCCAACAGTTAAGGCTGAAAACCATATTGATGGCCGACAATCATTTACATATCTAATTGCTGGag CGGGTAGCGTGGCCGGAGCTTATGCGGCAAAGTCTGTGGTGACGCATTTCGTGTCTTCGATGGCGGCCGCCGCAGACGTCTTGGCCTTGGCTAAAATCGAAATCAAACTCGCCGAAATCCCCGAGGGCAAATCGGTCACCTTCAAGTGGCGCGGAAAACCTCTTTTCATCCGCCAcag GACGGCGAAGGAGATCGCGACGGAGAAGGCGGTGCCGCTGCAGACGCTGCGCGACCCGGAGGCGGACGAGGCGCGCACCACGCAGCCCGAGTGGCTCGTGGTGATCGGCGTGTGCACGCACCTGGGCTGCGTGCCCATCGCCAACGCGGGCGACTTCGGCGGCTACTACTGCCCGTGCCACGGCTCGCACTACGACGCGTCGGGCCGCATCCGCAAGGGGCCCGCGCCGCTCAACCTCGAGGTGCCGCCGCACACCTTCAACGACGAGGGCCTGCTCGTCGTGGGGTAG